TCGCTCAGGGGAGACCGAGGGAATCCGGTCGCGGCACAACCCGTATCCGTCCGCGACCACTACTCGGGGCCGCGATGAGACTCTCTACGAAGATCCTCGCAGCCGGCGCGCTCGTGTTCGTGCTCCCCGTCCCCGGGACGTTCGTCCTGGGTGCACTGATCCTGCTCGCCGGCGTCGTCGCGCGCGTGTTCGACCTCTGAGACCGAGAGCGGAGCCTCCTCACAGCGTGCCGTAGCGGTCCCACACTTCGTAGACGCTGTCGCCGCCGCGGATGTCCGACCGAACCGCGTTCTCCTGTTCGAGTTCCTCTTCGCCCCGCTCCAAGACCTCGTCGACGATATCTGGGTCGACGACGGCGATCGACTGGTAGTCGGCGAATATCACGTCTCCGGGTGCGATGGTCACGTCGTGGACCTCGACGGGCACGTCCCATTCCCGAAAACTGACGCGGCCGAACGACTCGATGGCGCTGTGGCCGTCCGACCAGACGGGGAACTCGTGTTGCTCGATCATCGTCGAATCCCGCGTCGGGCCGTCGATGAGCGCGCCGGTCGCGCCGTTCTCCTGGACGATCGTGCTGAGGAGTTCGCCCCACAGCCCCACTTCGGTGTCTTTCGGCGCGGCCATGACGACGAAGTCGCCCTCGTCG
This DNA window, taken from Halosimplex litoreum, encodes the following:
- a CDS encoding RraA family protein, which produces MTLTPEKRDRLENLHSALINDITDEMGIDDNVIPGTRIRPVWSKEPTVGTAHTAQRVDIGYAEGEWDPEDDGDDEAVEDDRDAEDIDFFQYLEATDEGDFVVMAAPKDTEVGLWGELLSTIVQENGATGALIDGPTRDSTMIEQHEFPVWSDGHSAIESFGRVSFREWDVPVEVHDVTIAPGDVIFADYQSIAVVDPDIVDEVLERGEEELEQENAVRSDIRGGDSVYEVWDRYGTL